DNA sequence from the Brienomyrus brachyistius isolate T26 chromosome 18, BBRACH_0.4, whole genome shotgun sequence genome:
TTCACGCCCAGCTTAGGTGCTGAAGTAGACTGCAAAGACAGACAAAACGAGAGGGCAAGAATGAGAACGGCGTCTCAGGTGCCACCACCAGCACACGGAAAACCTTGTTAAAATACCGGAGCAAAGAACAGAGCGCCTTGGATCGTGGCGGGTCTCCTACCGATGATGACGATGAGGACAATCACGCAAATCACCCCCAGGATGATCATCATCTGTCAGAGGGAGCGGAGAGATTAGTATATGCATCCCACCAATGACGAGAAATTGAAAAGCATGATCATATTTTTGTATGACCCAGGCATGTTTGTTCGAAATCTGTTGCATAGTATAACTCCAGGTTGGGGATTTTACTGTCTCTCGATTTCAAGGACTCTGAGCTCTCAAATGGCTCAACTGTAACCACGACCAAATATGTAGCTTTCAATATCACTCTCTCTGGTCCTTAAGTGGGATTAGGAATAGTTTCCAGACTTCTCTctctcatacagacacacacacagacacacaaaccttGGCATTCTTCCACCAGTACTTATTCTTGAGCTTGGCAGCACTGGTCTCAAACTGGGAGGCTCCAGCCTGCAGTGCGTCAGCCCGATCATCAAGCTCCGACAGCTTCTGGTCCCTCTCCAGAACTTTGTCCACGTTCACACGCATGATGTCCACCACCTGGGAAAAGACAGGTACTACTACCACATGCAGTTTGGCAGTTCACCATGACATCAATACAtgtgtctatatatacacacacacacacacgtgaggGAGGGCGGGACTACATGGTAACCCATTCTGCCATTGGTCTACGCAGTATCACTCACCTCATCCACCTGTGCCTGCGTCTGCTGCAGGCGCCGATTGCTGGTAAGATTGGGAGGGGGCTGGTTCTCTCCAGCTGCAGGGGCAGCAGTAGGAGCTGGAGCAGACCTGTCAATCACATAGAACATGACATCATCCAATCTGGTTATAGTcgtgattatttttttcttccttaaaAGCATGCGACCAATTTCCAGCAACTGTTTAACTCAAAACCCCTATCAATTAACTTTAATGACACTGTTGGAAAGCATCTAAAAATCAACTGAAACGACCCAACTCCCTAGTGCGTACAGATCAATGCAAGAATCTGTCAGACTTAATGACTGAGGGTTCTGCCTGCGAACATATTCACTTATCATTGCTGAGTTTTGAAGTTTCCTCTAAAATGGTGGCCAGCTGTTAATCCATATGCCTGACTGTACTTATCGTGCCTCAAATGACAGGGGCAGTTACTTAACAGCAATCCAGTAACAAGCTGCCAGTGCACAGATAATGCTGACGCAAAGGGTGAACTGGCCCAGAGAGATTCCAATCAAACCTATCATTTGTCCTGGTAAGAGCCTCTGTACGGTTGTTAGTTCTATGCGGAACGGCTCAGAATATGTCTATAGATCCTACTACTGATGGGGAAAAtgacgcttcatgaaccatttgtggTATTTTTTGATCCCACTGACTATATTCTTTTTTCTTTGTACTACATATTTCCTTTGAAGCGCAATCCTGGAAGCAGGTAGAAAATCTCACTAATAATGACACTtcattgatccccgtggggaaatgcTCCCTTTGCCTACCAGGTCATGCATGCAGGTGACAGCGAGCTTGGCAGCGAAGGGCAGCCTCCTGCAGTTTTagtgctttgctcaagggcccgcaGATGCGACTATTCTGCTGAAGCTGGGCTTAAACCACTAATTGCAGGGGCAGAAGCGCAACACACCGAGTCGCACACTGCCCACAACACTATACACACGTGTGATGGCCTTGAAACTTGATTACCGTTACCAGAATAAAAGCCTCTCTCAGAAATAGCTGAAGCAAAGCCAGAGGCAGTCTCCTTTTTTATACCCAAATACGGCTGAAGAGCACAGTTGCTGGTAAGCATAAAATCTCCCTGATACTGTCATATCAGAAAAACCTCCAAACAAATTATATGCAGACATAGAAACCAATGGGagtcggggaggggggatgtgtaacccaatatttaatttggcttcattcttCCCCCAATAAACAGACCTTTATAGTTACATTATTACACTGTCGCCCCCaatcaaactctctcctacacCACTGATTAAACGACCAGACATCACACGGCAAAGATTTGTCGCCTCCACCTGGCTAGTTTGCTTCCGAGAGTCTTTTGATTACAGAAATACAGCCACACTTTCTGTAGTGGTGGAGCAGAACTGGCACAAGTCCTTTGAGGGATGGTGGCGTCAGCCAATCCCGGCAGTTGGACAACAGCTGTCATCCACCTGCTTGCACCAGGAAATACACAACAACCTCCAATCAGAGCTACCCTGAACAGCACCAACCCTACAGGGTGCAAAACAAGCGCACTATTAGTGTCAGCAAAGCAAGTGAAATACGCATGAGAATCTGGGTGTATGGATCTTCAGTAGGCTGTCTTTGAAAACAGACATCCTCAGCGGACCAAAGAGGCTGGATTAGGTTAACAGGGTGATGGGGGATACTGGATCAAACAAGGTCAATTTTCGATAGACAGGCGTACTGTCCTGGATGTACCACTACCTTGTACCCTATGCAGCCTGAAATAGGTTCCAAGCCATTTATGTCCCTCTTTGGGATTAATAGTTAGAAGAGACATGGAAGGACACAGGTTCCAAGGCTCTGGTTATGGTTTAAAATAGTAGTGCATAACCCTACCATCTCTGCTTTAACAGCTAAcagtacattaatgctgtttgtacctttggaaTGTTCCATTTCTGtgccttaaaaggtacattacaagggtacagccccagtgacaagaaaaggtacaaatttttaccTGTTTCTCTCAGAGTGTACTGTGGATAAACTGTTAAACTAGTTCTTAGAGTGTAGCGGGAAAATGGGAGCACGGGGTTTTCATTTTGAGTCCCTTAAAGCGACAGGGATGGACCTAAGGCAATAGCAGAGGAAAGAACGGGAATGTAAAGCAGAACCTCTTATCACAGTGGATTTTAGGGAGGAGTGATGCCAGGAGAGAAGCTCATGCATTTTCGTTAAATTAAACTGTTACTGAATGAACAAAGTGCAAAAGACAATGATTCAGaatgattctgttcagttgcgTACAGATCTGTGCCCGTCATGGTGACACTCATCACCAAGTCCATACTGACACATATTTCAGTGACAGTCACACAAAACTTCACAAAGTCGACATATTTTTAAAGGCCACAAAATTACTCTTGCttcagaaaaataatgaagtatAGCGCTTACGCACGGACTCCAGAGTGTGGCGGCACGGGTTGGGGGGAGTATTATACCTGCTGTAATGCCCAACTCTAACCATTAGGTGTCGACAGAACCCTGCATAAAAGGTCACCTTTACTAAATACCACACTAATCCTTTCATAATAATCCTTGATCTGTTCGTGTGCGTTTTGAGCACGAGTGTGGATAAACTGTTAAACCAGTTCATGCGAtgtagaaagaaagagagaataCAGGATTTGGACTCCCCTAGAGCGTTAGGGTTCGACCTTGTACCCCGGCAGTCTTCGCTCTCGGTGGTATTGGCGTGTTTTTTCCGTGTCGTTTACATATACTATTCTATTTTTAGACTTAAAATCCTGTCCTGTCCCTCTCACCTTCAACCGGGTAGGCAGCCATCGTCGGAGACATCAGAgtaaacagtgctaaccaacaAAGACAGAGAGAGCAAACGCGCCGTTATCGacacatataaatatttatttcaaaAATCGACTCAACATTTCTCCAACTGTCGTTTGAAATATACCTGACACCGCCTCTGCTCTTATTATATGTCCTCACGACTGGAGGCGTTTGGTGAGAAAAGACAAGACGTTTGATTAAGTTGCTCACACACTAGTGCAATTTGTCACGCATCGATGATTGCAGTCCAACAACCTATCTGTCCCTGAACTGACGGCGTAACTCATATGCTGCACGTCCTTGACCGTTATAGGTCGgggttaatattttcacgctGTTTCCAATACAGCTCTATAAGAATCCCGTTTTAGATATCATATCGATATAGTGTGTTTAGTTTTGCAAATGCCATACTAAAACTGATCGGAAATATTTGCGATAGCACATATAGGCCTAGAAAGAGGGACCACTACGCTAATCTCATTTAGAATATTTATTACTAGTTATCCTAGTAGGAGTGGTAATAATGGGAAGAGAAAATAATGTGCATAATTGGCTTAAATAAATGGTAAATTGACGGACACAGGCAACTGAACAGTGCGAGGCCTGCATCGAAGGTGTctatttttaatgtaatgtgTTTGCAGGCCAGACAATCAACACTTTGTTATAGGTACGATATTTAATCATTATTCCAGGGTAGCAAGAGCAATAAACGACTGATGTCCCGAATCCACCTATGCCAACGACGAACGCAGAAGCATGAATTAGGAATTAGATGGCAAGACTACGTATGACTATCCGAACCATGTCGTATTCATGCTATTGAATTTAAGACAAACAACGTCCTATTCTTCttattaaacaaagaaaattgGTGTTTAAATGCAGCTGACCTAATTTCTgtaacagccccacagcatggATTTTTATTGAAGTTATTTTGAACTCTGTGAAATTGACATCCTCAAAAGCTAGGCCAACACCCCGAAACATAAAGCTCAACCATGACGTGAAAAAGAGAACCATTAAAGAAGCCACTCCAAAATAAACAATTCAATAGAAGCAGAACTTATGGAGCATATTATGCCAAAGTATTGCCCTTTAGATATACTGAACCTGCAGAACAAGGGGACAGCTTTATGCAGACAGAGACCTCATATTTAATTCCCTCTCAACTGCTTTTTTCCATGTTATCCTTCCCTTTCCAATGGGTTTTCAGCTGTCCTAGCGGCAAAATTGCTCTCCGTCACTTAAAATTACAAACACCACCGTCATCACCATTAGTATCAAATACTCAAACGTGTCGTTTAAAGCCAGGAAACGAATTAAGGCCTCACATGCATGCATTCAGACGGATTAAAATGGTCCAGGGTTCCGTCCACACGCATATGAACCGCCCGTTGTAATGTGAAGCCCGCTGTGCAGATATAATACGGAGGAGCGCACTGAGCGCTCAGCGCGGAGCGGACCACCGTCACAGCCATCTTCTCTCGCTCCACACAACACCTGCGCAGCGCCCAGACCTCGCACCACCAGCACGATTAAGCGACGAATTAGAGGCTCTCCTAGTTTCCAGTCTAACTGAAAAATACCAATTTGGTTTACTATTCTGATAGATAATTCGTAACAGGGATGAGAGACAAAAcaccacacccctccccccatctctGTTACAAATATCGCGTAGCAATAAGAACATCCACCTCTGATCCAgcgaaatgttatttttttgtggAACCAACACCCGTCATGCAGAACAAAAGAAAATCCATACATAGTGTATTCGTTATATTAAAATAGAATAATTACATATGCAGACACATTGCATATCACTACATATATATACGCCCTTACAGccattttacttgctgcaatGTACATGAGGTGTTTTCATTAGAAAGACAAGTGTCGAATTACTTTGatttaacaaaagaaaaagtcaaTCGATTCAAATCAAACCAGCCCATTCTGTTAAAACATGTTCTTTGTTTCAAGATAGTGCCACAAATATATCTGTTTATTACAACTGGGAAAAATCATCTAAAACCGTGAATAAATCAATATAATTTACCAAGTAGAAGGTGAAATAAACAACCAATTAAAATATTCACTAAAGATCAGCTGAACTGTTCTATTTATAGACTATGGATGCATTTAAGGATCACCAGTACGAAACATCATAATATGAAATGTTATAATAACAGCAAAATTATTAAGCTTAGACTAAGACGTGAGCAGTGAATTGCTCAATTAATTCTCACTTTTATTACCCTAAAAGAAAATAATACTTCTTAGCAAACAGACAAACATTTctaattctaaaaaaaaaaacatgcaaacacgaACACAATAAAATTGCCTCGTTTTACAGTATACTCACATCTCTTATTGTAGGGTTATTAACGTATATAAATCCTAGAAGAGTATATGTTTAATAGGATGGAgtgtggtttgtcttttttggtCCCAGTCTTCTTGTCAGCTGATTCTCTCCTCTGTTAATTCTAAATGAGAGAGTGATAATTATGAGTAGGACGCGTTCTCGTTTTTTTTCTGCGTTCCGTTCACAGCCTACACCGCACCTCGTCTATGGATATTTATTATAGGAGAACTGCTACCGCTAGTCTTCGCCGTGtcactgtgtatatatatataaaaaaatagccGTGTGGACTAAGGGAACAAAGATGGCTTGCTGACGTCAGTCGTCATCCGGGAAGCTTCAGGTTGAGAGGGTGGCAACCAAAGACGAGAAAGGCATAAAAAAAGCTTGGCTATGGATAATATGGTGATATTTCTGACACTTCTGGGTAAATCTTGGAATACAATGACATGTATAAATCACCCTTTTAATCACGGTCTGCATTTGTTGTTCTGATATGATATCACATGGGATAATTGCAGGTGTTGGGATATCAACAAAATGGCGGCCCGTGAGACGGGGGTGGGGTGACGCTCGTCGACCGGACAACGTTCAATTACTGTAGAAATTTAATTGTACTTTATAAACAGCTCTAAGTTAATACCGTAAAGAAAAGGTTAGTTCACTTGAATTTGAGCCAAAGACGATTAACTAAcgtaattaaatattttattttacaatacTATGGTTAGGTTAATTTCCCATGAACATACATCCAAAACACTAATTAGGGTCATGTAAAAATattatggcagcggtgggattcgaacccacgcccccgaagagactggagccttaatccagcgccttagaccgctcggccacgctACCGTATGCGAAAAGCtcattaaataattttaaataaagaatGCTAATTATATCTTGGCTACATCGTTCTTTATTCTGTTTTACGTCTACTCTATTACGGTTGACTATCATTCTGTTTCTAACATGATTTAAATACTTCATCAAGGGAATTAATGGTTTTGTTATGACAATAATACGTGTATCGCACACACTTTACCGTTATATTTTTCATTAATTGAATACAAATTCGAAGTATACTCTACACTAGAACTTGATTGTTTCTGCGAGTGCCTTTACATCGCTTTAATTCATTCGCATAGCATTGTATGTATTTTTGTCATGTGCCGGAAGAAATTACCATATTTGGACAGTCACGAAATCACGCGTGCCTACACGCCCACTCAGCGACAGACAGGCGGTGAGCCCCTGCGTAGGGAAACCCGACTGGAAGTTTCATTCGTCTAACATGAATCTGAACTGACAGTGGAGAGAGACAAGGGTCCAAGATGATAAATAGCCACCAGAAGTTAATAATAACGAGGAATTAAACGCCCAGCCATTCAGTCACGCTCACACTTTACAAATTATCTTGCGCCGTCCGTACAGAATGCATTCAATATCCAAATTTCGTTTCAAAACAGGCCTAATTATCAGTATGCAGATGCAGTGCAGTCACACTGAATTCTAAAAAGATGAAATGCAAAattataaaaatgcatttgtCTACCCGATGACCAATCCTAATGAAACCTACCTGAAAGTAAAGGCTATACCCATGTATAACAATCTAGATCGTTTAAGTATTGAAAAGGCAACTAAGATTAAAAATATGTGCAGGGCCAGACACGATTTCAAAATGTACTTGTTTGGTTATTACATCTCTTAGATTTTAAACATAGCCTCGGGTATTAATAAGCTGGATGTAAAGCGATAGTTCACAATTCCGGGAGAAAAACCCTCCGCTCCGACGAAAACCGAGCACCTTTTGTGGATTGCAACTTAACACAAATAAGATACGTTAGGCGAAGCAggaaacaaaaatgacaagttATTTATAGATCGACTGATTCGGCCGCCGTTGTAATTAAACGGACAGCACATGCCAATTCGTACGCTTGTACTGGTGAAGAGAAAACcaacaaaaatgtaatgcaattgaAAGACGCTTGTGTGATGACTCCACGTGGTGTACAGAGCTACCCATTTCTCATAAATAAGTCTTCCCTTTATAAGAATCTGTCAGATAGGTATTTTACCCACAGCTTGTAACTAACGAAAATGTTTTATTATGCGTTACGGAAGGGCAGATACAAGCAAGAATTATGGCTTTTATTTACAAAGCAAGACAGATTTGAGAGAAAAACAGAAATGCATGACAGAAACGAAACGCGCACCAGAAATCATAATGCACAAATTACGCGCACGCTCgcgcacaccacacacacaagcagttAAAAACCAAATCCAATCCAAAACATTTAGAACAGGTGTCCGTTTGGCTTCTCTGTGGCATGTGATTAACTAGCCACAAGCTAGGATAGCATACTTAATACCACAGGAAGCCAGCTGGTGGGAGCAATTGCCCATTACAGTTTAAATCCAGCTCAAAATACTATAATGATTCCAGCAGCAAGTCAACCActcgctgggagctgggaggatctGCAAGTGTCAGTGGTCCCTTCAACACATGCCTTGAAGAAGCCCCATCGCTGGGCACTAGCCCTGCAAGGTAGGTGTGCCCTCATGCCTTCTTGGGGTCGTAGACGGGCGGAAGGACGCGGCGGGAGTTGGCCCGCACCCAGGGGTGCTCAGTGACGTGTTGTAGTGGAAGCCGAGAAGAAGGGCTGTGGCGAAGCAGCCTGGAGATCAGGTCCCGTGCACCTTCTGACACCACCTTGGGGAACTGCAGGTCCACCTGTCCCAGAGCAGCACACCAGCATGGAGCTTTAACCAGACATACATGCTTGCACAGAAAAGATCCACAATGGCTACACAGTCGCTAAAATCTTTTAGATACAACCCACTCAAAATACGTCCATGTGACATCTGTACCAACCATTTGCTCCATTACACTCCGATCGATCTTATTTCCTTCATTGGCTAATACTTGCTATGGACattactgttaaaaaaaaaaaatcacaattctTTCCAGGGTGTTCATTCTCTATTCCAACAATATCCATGCATTTGATACCCTTACAGCAGCGTTTTTAACAATCCAACCACTACAAGTTCCCCGAGTCACTGTGGTTATGCGTTATTCGCACTTTTGAGTAAGTCACCCTCATGAAAAGATCAGTGTCACTTCAGAATAAGTTAATTCAAACTCAGTACCAAAGAACTTGCACTGCAAAGCTTGTATCATTCACAATGACAACCAGTGACAACAGGTCTAGTAGGGAAGAGGCAGGCTGATATATCTGACTGGGTTTCAGTTCTTATACATTTGACACTTGTGAATTCTTACTGCAATATTATTGTATCCCTGGGACTCAAAAACCCAGTAACTTCACCAAAACAGTCCCGACTCAGAACCCCTTGTCCAGTCACCTTGGTGATGCGTTTGTAGGTCTCTGCATGACTGGCGCTCTCAAAGGGGGGGTTCCCCACCAGGCATTCGTAACAGAGCACCCCAATGCACCACAGGTCCACCTTCTCATCATGCGTATGTCCCTCAATCATCTCAGGAGGCAGGTAATCCAGTGTGCCGCACATAGTGCGCCtcctggagggggagggggcatagGGTGAGAAGAGAAGGGCAGGGTGTAGCCGTAGCATCCAGCATTGAAGTTTGAGGTTAAGGGAGCAGACACTGGAGCATTTTACATGGAAGATGGCAACAGCCCCATCAGTGGATAAGTTCAAGCATTTGTCCccagtaataaaacaataaatatgtTACCTTCCTAAAGGATAGCAGATATAAATACCTTCTTAGCAGACTAAGTAGGTTCTTAGGAGGGGTGTCCTCACCGCATGGATGGAGCATGAACGGACCAGCCAAAGTCTGCAATCTTGAGCTCGCCCCGGAAGCCCAGCAGCAAGTTCTCCGGCTTGATGTCTCGGTGGATGACCTTCCTCTCGTGGCAGTACTGCAGCGCATCCGACAACTCCTCCATGTACTGCAGGTGGACGGGGAGATTGGAAAAGCTGGTGACGAAAGCACACCCTCACGATCCCCATCACCTTGGATGGATGCGTTTGTTCTTTACTCCTTACTCTTACAGTGGATTGTTAgcgtttcatttatttatttttaataaacagaGTTACGCGGCGCACACGCTCACACGATATGTATGAGCTTGCGGTCTAGGAATTCTAGGATACCATCCATCTCGTTTCCAATTTCGACTGAAGGAAAATGCACTTAAAACATGAGTGGGAAGCCAGAGtcaacaagcccccccccccccccccccccttcccccaccgtAATGCTTCATTACCGTAGCTGTTCGCTGATCATCGAAACGGCCACATCGCTGCAGCTCCTTATACATCTCGCCACGTGGGGCATACTCCAGGATAAGGAACACACGTGTGCGGTCATGGAAGTAATTGTAGAAGCGTAGGATGTTGGGGTGCCTTAAGATGAATGGGTAACAGAAGAACATAATTATAGCAGGAAATAAATTTGTAGAGATAACTGCCCAGAACAGCCAGGCATTAGCAGTTTTCCTGTTTAATTCCACCACGCCAAATAAATTAACTCCCAACTTCCTCAGGCCTAACCTAAGGTGGGACTGGATCTCGATCTCTCGCCGAAGTTGGTGTTCCACCCCCTCCTTCTCCATCTGAGACTTGAACAGCACCTTCAGAGCCACGATGAATTTCAAATTCCGCTCCCGTGCCAGGTACACATTCCCGAATTTGCCTTTGCCAAGCGGCCGGCCAATATCAAAGTTCATGATAGAGAATTTCCTGGTTGAGGAGAGAAGACAACTGGAGTGAATTCTAAGACAAATCACCTTAATTTCCTTATGGGTTAAGGAAATCAAAGGCAAGCTAAAAAGGTACAGCCATGACCCGAAAATCAGGATCAACTTAGGCAACCATAAACCCAATTAATTTACACCAAGGAATCAGAAACTAGACTGAAAAATGTTCCCTCTGGCTCAAAAGCTACAAAGTCCCAATAAGAAAATCCTAAGACGAATACTAGAGATGCAACTAAAGGGCACCATTCCCCTTGATACTCACTGGGTTTGGGAGTCACTGCTCGCCACTCTTCCAGGGCCTGCAGGAACCAGAAATAGCCTATTTTTAATGGTACAGCCTCAAGCACTGTGACAACCACAGTGCAAGACACCATACAGAAGATGAGGTATGCCCTGGCACGAAGAAATGAGAAACAAACCccaatacagatgaacaatatAGAAAGTACTAGACTAACATTATATCTCCCGTGTCTTTGATAGTATACCGCTAGGGTCGTAGATTAATTGTAGACAcatatgttaaattgtgttcttTTCAATCATATGCAAAGATTCAAGACTAACCTTGGCAAAAGAGGGAACAGCTAAACTTAAATTTGGCCTGTCAATCTGCTGATGTgacacccccccacacctcGATGGACAAATATTACCGATGGCACTcccgccccccacccagagCGGTAAGTTTTACCGCTGGCATCCTATGCATTGAACAGTATGTTTTTGATGTTCCATCATTTTTAATCCCCTCTCCTTTATTTTTCTAATGCCCCCCCCCGACACGAGTCAGCCTAGGGTCCCCAGGTAAGGTAGCCCACTCCTGGATACACTATAACACTGTGTTCCAAGACACTCCATTACACATGTTTCAGAAATCAAGCAGAACACAACCCTGATCAAAATACGTGATTAGAGAATGGATGATTTTCGAGGGAAACACTTGTGGGACATCACTGGCACACAGTGTGGGACATTTCAATTGCAAGAAATTCAGCAAACTGGATAGCCAGAGGAACTTAAACAAAACAGcacaatattttgtttttcagagaACACATGAATATCTCGTATAACCAAAAAAGGAAGACATTATTCCATGGTTCAGCCAGTCATTAAGTCAAAAGCAGTTTAATGTTATTGTCGTTTAAATTTCACATCTTTAGGTGGTCCTTTATGCTTCTCATACAAGATTCTTACCACGTACCTGTGAGCGTAGCTTTACTGCTGACCTCAGCACCAGGATTTCGCAGCACACGCTGGGGTCCAGCCAGAGAAACCGGAGTGGTGAGCTAGGAGAACCAGCCCCATGGCAGGAAGACCGTTAACCATACAATCTGACACGTTCAACAGGAACAGACAGAACTGGAGGAAtaaacccgcccccccccttgccTAACATACCTGTCTCTGGGGTGCTTTTGGGTCATAATTCTCCTTGTTCTATAAGGAACAGAACCACAATGAGCGATTTAATATTAAAATGCAAATCGATAGGCTCAAGGTGCAACTCATTActcatttttattaaacacaaaTGGAGTTCAGGACGTTAAGGGGGCAAATGACCCTCATTAACCACATTTAAACCAAAAGACCAATGGCTCGAGAATTCATTCATGTTCGCCAGATTTAGCAAGGTAATCACGGTAATTAGATGCATCGTCTAACCGGCTAGGCAGGATCACACATCCCGTAAACACAGCACAGCCGACGTTTGTAACAGTTAACATACCGAATGTAATGCTAATAACAGAACCAGTTATTAGCAGAGTTTGTCAAACCAATTAGCGGTTAACGGTTTATTAGGCCTAGACATCTTGTATCTGTAGTTGTTCACGTCAACAAAAAACTAGATACTGAACAAACAAATCGATCTGTCATTAGGCTTAATATGAAACTCGACCAAGTAAGTTATAATTCCATGGTCTATTTCATATTTCCAGAAACCACACATATTTCAGTCTGTCGCTCATATCAAAAGCCACTTTACAACGAGGCTATTTAataacaagaaaaaaatcacCTGCATTTTGACCCACTAAAACGCCACCGTCTCCTTCAAGCTCAGCCGCCAACGTTTTCAAACGCAACAACCTCTGCTTTGATTGGACGATGACATTTCATATGACCCGCCTCAACCGGATCCACATACACGTGACACCAAGCGGCCCAGGGGGGGCagagctgtgattggctgtaaaGAAAATACAGGCCTGGCCAGATTGCCTCATGTGGGTTGGCTTTATGAATGATTAGAATGGCTATTATAGTCTGTGGATCTGGATTCTGACCTGCTGTGTGGACGACTTCCCGAAGAATATACTGGGAGCACAGAAGCATTAGGCTCACTGCAATCCTGTAATGCATAAGTTATGA
Encoded proteins:
- the LOC125713481 gene encoding aurora kinase B-like, which encodes MQNKENYDPKAPQRQLTTPVSLAGPQRVLRNPGAEVSSKATLTGPGRVASSDSQTQKFSIMNFDIGRPLGKGKFGNVYLARERNLKFIVALKVLFKSQMEKEGVEHQLRREIEIQSHLRHPNILRFYNYFHDRTRVFLILEYAPRGEMYKELQRCGRFDDQRTATYMEELSDALQYCHERKVIHRDIKPENLLLGFRGELKIADFGWSVHAPSMRRRTMCGTLDYLPPEMIEGHTHDEKVDLWCIGVLCYECLVGNPPFESASHAETYKRITKVDLQFPKVVSEGARDLISRLLRHSPSSRLPLQHVTEHPWVRANSRRVLPPVYDPKKA
- the vamp2 gene encoding vesicle-associated membrane protein 2, whose protein sequence is MSAPAPTAAPAAGENQPPPNLTSNRRLQQTQAQVDEVVDIMRVNVDKVLERDQKLSELDDRADALQAGASQFETSAAKLKNKYWWKNAKMMIILGVICVIVLIVIIVYFST